The Verrucomicrobiia bacterium nucleotide sequence CGTCCAAAAAAGGACCCGAGCCGGTTTTGGAATTCACTCAATTCTCGGAAGGGATCCCAGTCCTTGAACGGGTCCCATTTTTGCAAACCATTCATAATCTATGACCTTTCCAGGCGGTATTGAATTTTATGGTGGCGAATTGAGGTCCGCCAGCGTGCCTGTTCGGCACCCGGAGCGCGTTGAGGTGATCAGTCCACTCCGTCCCCGGTACTAATCTCTCATTGAAGAGGGCTTTGTCAAAGGCAGGGAAAACCCTCGAAATTGACGGAAAGACACGAGGCTCAATGGGCGCTCGACAATTTCCCAGCGCCGGGCAACAATCCCTCGGGATGGCCAGCAACGCGGATGCACCCTTGGATTTGCTCTGGAAAGAGTACAGCCTTGTCTTTCGTGATTTCGATGATTTGACCCTCGCCCGATGGATGGCCCAGACGCTTGGCCAATTCGCGGGGAAAACCTGGCGGCTGTCCCACCCTTTACTCGGGGCTTATCGCCTGGCCGCCCAAATGGCCCATGAGCGCCAGATTTGGCTGAAACGCCTCGCCAGCCCCCCCTCCGCCTATTCCGAATCCACCTGTTGTCGCGCCCCCACCTTGCCGCTGCTGACGCGCGACGTCCAGGAGGCCGGCCTGATTTGCCAGCATTGCAGCGAAACGCTCGTTCCATTTGAAGAACTCCCGGCCAGCCTAAAGACCGAACTCCAAGCTTGGGCCGCTCAATATGCCCCCATCCATGCTGTCGCCCATTGGGAAGAGGCCCAACGCAAGGGCGCAGGCGATTATGAGCGGGCCTTCGAGCAGGCGGCGGCGCAAGCCGAGCAGTTGCTGGCCCACGCCGGGACGCAACTGGCGCCCAAGTTGCTCGAACTGTATCCGGCTATTGTCTGGGAAGACCAGGATGAATGCCTCGAAGTGCGCCCCGAGGATGTGGCATTGTAAGGCCGAATAGACAACTCCTCAGGCGGTTTCCCATTCCGGCAAGCGAATGGGCATTTGGCGCACGCGGGGGCCGCCGGCATGGACTAAGCCGTTGGCGATGGCAGGAGCGATGGCAATGATGGGTGTCTCGCCCGCCCCAGCTGACTCGACCTCGGGCCGATCCACCAGGTGAATGTCCAATTGGGGCACATCATCGAACCGGGGCACCTGGTACTCGCCGAAGGAGGCATTCAGAATCTGCCCGTTCTCGAATCGCATCTCCTCGCGCAAAGCCGGGCCCAAGCCCATGAGAATCGCCCCCTGCACCTGCGCATGCAAATTGATTGGGTTCACAATCGCGCCGCAATCATAGACCTGCGTCACCCGCCGGACCCGGATGCGTTTTCGATCGCGCTCCAGCTCGATCTCGGCGCACGCGGCGACGTAGCCGCCTTTGTCTATTCCGCAGGCCAGGCCGACGCCCACATTAGGAGTCTTCTTCGAGACGCATTCACTCCAGCCGAACCGCTGGGCGGCGGTTTCCAATACCGTGCGCAGGCGCGGATTTTCCAAGTGTTTGAGCCGGTAGGCGAGAGGATCGGCGCCGGCGACTGCCGCCAGTTCGTCCATGAAACTTTCTCGCGCGAAGGTGTTGGCCGAGGCAGCAAGCGAGCGGTAAGAGCCCTGGCGCAACGGCGCATCAGAACCAACAAACCGGCAGTGGCTCTTCCCGGTCCGGTAAGGCGTTTCGAGGGCGGCGCCGCCGGAATTGATATTGATGAAATGCCAGGAAGTAAGAGAACCTTCCCCGTCCAGGCCGGCCTCAATCTCAATGACCGCCGCTGGACGAAAATAGGCCCAGGTAAACTCCTCCTCGCGGGTCCAGCGCAACAACACCGGGCGGCCCGCTGCTTGCGCCAATCGGGCGGCCTCGACGGTTGCCTCGCCGCTGTGTTTGCCGCCAAAGCCGCCTCCAAAATCTGGCGCCACCACGCGCACCTTTTCTTCCGGCACATGAAACGCACGCGCCAATTCGTTCCGGCAGCCAAATGGATTCTGCGTTCCGGTCCAGACGGTCAGTTTCCCCTCGGCCCATTCGGCGAGCGCGGAACGGGGTTCAAGGGGTGCATGCTGGATGTAAGCCGAATGAAAGCTCTGCCGCAGCACGTGTTTAGCCTCCGCCAGCTCTTGTTGAAAGGGGTTGGCCGGTAGGGGCTCATGAACGCCCGCTTTGAGCTGAGCGAATAAATCCTTGCTCGATGAGTGAGCCGTCCGCTCCCATTTGGCTGTTTTTGCGATGGCCTCCAAGGCATCACTCGCGCGGGCCGAGGTGGGCGCAACGACCCCAACGAATTGATCATCCCGGACCGTTTGGACGCCTTCCAAGGCCTTGGCGGGGCCTGGATCGATCGAGACCAGCTTCGCCCCGTAGGCAGGAGCCCGGAGCACCTTTCCATAGAGCATCCCGGGCCTGGCAATGTCCGACGGGTACTTGTGCGCGCCAGTGACGATCTCGCGTCCGTTTGGCCGGGGTGTTGAATGCCCGAGGGCTTTCCAACTCTGAGCGGGGTGCAGGGCGACATCGGGTGGAATCTTCTGCTCGAAGAGGTGCGCGGCATCCTCGCTTGCCGCAAGGTCAGCGTATGAAAGCGCCCGCCCAGTCGTGGTGTGGATTGCCTTCCCATCGCTGATGCTCACTGCATCGCGTTCGACATTCCAGCGCTTAAGCGCCAACGCCATGAGCAACTCCCGCGCGGCGGCTGCGCCCCGGCGCACTGCAGGCACAGTCGAAGGCGTGCTGCGGCTGCCGGCTGTAATGCCGTCATCAGGCGCCACGCTGGTATCGGCCATGACCAATTCAATGGCGCTGGCCGGCACACATAATTCCTCCGCTGCGGCCAGCATTAACTCAGCCCGAGCCCCTTGGCCGGCCTCGACTTTGCCGGTGAAAACCGTAATGCCGCCATCTTTGGCAATGTGCACGCGCGCCGAAATGCTAATCGAACCCGCCCCGCCAAAGCCGCGCCGCTGCGCCAGGGCCGGGGAAGCGCCGGCGGCAACCAGCAATCCGGTGCTAATCACCTGAACAAACGCGCGCCGGTTCAGGCCGAAATCATAGTTCATCCGCTCGATGGGCTCATCGTAAGCCTGCGCGTCCAGAGGATCGGTTGGGATTTGCTCTTTCATGTCATTTCCCGGTGTGGTTGACCGTGCGTCGAACGGCTGCAACAATAGTGGGGTAATTGGCGCATCGGCACAGATGCGATTGCATGCGCGCGATGATTTGACTCTCACTGGGGTTGGGATTCTCCTTTAAGAGCGCCATCACACCCAGAATCATGCCCGGCGTGCAGTAGCCGCATTGAAAAGCGCCCTCGGCCAGAAATGCCTCCTGCACCGGGTGAAGGTTGCCGCCAGTAGCCAGACCTTCAATGGTCAGAATGTTTTGGCCTTCGGCTTGGGCCACGGGTGTCAGGCAGGAGGGCACGCTTTTATCATTGAGCAGGACGGTGCAGGCTCGGCACTGGCCCTCGCCGCAGCCATATTTGGCGCCGGTCAATTGCAGGTCTTCGCGCAGCACGTCCAGCAATGGCCGCTCCGGGTCCGTCGTCACGGTTCGTGACTGGCCATTGACCCTGAAACTTATTGTCTTGTCCATAGGCAGCCTTGATTCTCAGCGGACCCGGAATGAAAGAGATTCCATGATGCGAGCTCGCATGATTTCTGTGCGGTAAAAGGGAGAGGGGCTTTTGTCATTTCCGGTTGGAGTTCCACAAAGCTGTGGAGCCCAAATCTATGAACCACAAAGGCACAGAGATTCGCCATGAGCCCCACTATACCCCCGTGGCCGCTCAGGCTCAAGGCTTCAAAGTGCAAACCAACAAAGCAAGCAAACCAAACCGCTTGCGTTCGGGTGGACTGCGAACATAATCGAGGCGTCATGCTGCACCCGAAAACGAGCGGCCCGGCAC carries:
- a CDS encoding molybdopterin cofactor-binding domain-containing protein gives rise to the protein MKEQIPTDPLDAQAYDEPIERMNYDFGLNRRAFVQVISTGLLVAAGASPALAQRRGFGGAGSISISARVHIAKDGGITVFTGKVEAGQGARAELMLAAAEELCVPASAIELVMADTSVAPDDGITAGSRSTPSTVPAVRRGAAAARELLMALALKRWNVERDAVSISDGKAIHTTTGRALSYADLAASEDAAHLFEQKIPPDVALHPAQSWKALGHSTPRPNGREIVTGAHKYPSDIARPGMLYGKVLRAPAYGAKLVSIDPGPAKALEGVQTVRDDQFVGVVAPTSARASDALEAIAKTAKWERTAHSSSKDLFAQLKAGVHEPLPANPFQQELAEAKHVLRQSFHSAYIQHAPLEPRSALAEWAEGKLTVWTGTQNPFGCRNELARAFHVPEEKVRVVAPDFGGGFGGKHSGEATVEAARLAQAAGRPVLLRWTREEEFTWAYFRPAAVIEIEAGLDGEGSLTSWHFININSGGAALETPYRTGKSHCRFVGSDAPLRQGSYRSLAASANTFARESFMDELAAVAGADPLAYRLKHLENPRLRTVLETAAQRFGWSECVSKKTPNVGVGLACGIDKGGYVAACAEIELERDRKRIRVRRVTQVYDCGAIVNPINLHAQVQGAILMGLGPALREEMRFENGQILNASFGEYQVPRFDDVPQLDIHLVDRPEVESAGAGETPIIAIAPAIANGLVHAGGPRVRQMPIRLPEWETA
- a CDS encoding (2Fe-2S)-binding protein, whose amino-acid sequence is MDKTISFRVNGQSRTVTTDPERPLLDVLREDLQLTGAKYGCGEGQCRACTVLLNDKSVPSCLTPVAQAEGQNILTIEGLATGGNLHPVQEAFLAEGAFQCGYCTPGMILGVMALLKENPNPSESQIIARMQSHLCRCANYPTIVAAVRRTVNHTGK